The proteins below are encoded in one region of Fimbriimonadaceae bacterium:
- a CDS encoding tetratricopeptide repeat protein translates to MRSAFIVASCLAALLAPTSGMGQSSPQKQEVKPPRAYLKKLHDAVTLFTEKEDAEGSIQALKPLAQQQPDFFEVHAWLGYVQLRSGRTAESVPSLERARAIRPGNEDTLVNLAVAYTALNRSDNVISIYRDLVELQPANPNYQANLGAALLADNRPQEALVHLERAHEAVPDDPTILANLARASVQAGNGDKAEAYFRRVLSLETDRETRATALAWLGYYSLQDENYAEAVTSLEEAASLRENDLEILNNLAHAYARSNPPRRAEAARLYKRMSELDSDQFTPWYNLSVLSIESGDADEAVRAGEEALRRKPGDAHTLNNLAKAYSMKGDDRKAADAYGKAADAEPSNAVFQRNAGAAYAAIGDVDRASKYIERSMSMGESDPTQRQALASVRLRQGRYDEAIRLLEGMEGQVGNDPKDQSTYWYNLGYARQQTNDLPGARTAYEKALALTPDDQAVLRNLSSVYMAQNDYDATLPVFLKLSQIDQNDMEAKLNLAAVMYRSGRTAEAVEFWKQFIRANPGRSDVRLNLANALWDLQDFDGARFHWRTVLKQDPNNAEANNGVGLYQLRASENKAAEQSFRTAISARPDFMPPYNNLAVTLERQNRRKEAIQALEKALSINPGFDAARRNLDRMKKAESGG, encoded by the coding sequence ATGAGAAGTGCGTTTATCGTCGCCAGTTGTCTGGCAGCCCTGCTTGCGCCCACATCTGGAATGGGACAATCGTCCCCGCAGAAGCAAGAGGTCAAGCCGCCCCGGGCATACCTAAAGAAGCTCCACGACGCGGTCACCCTCTTCACCGAGAAGGAAGACGCCGAAGGCTCTATCCAGGCCCTGAAGCCGCTCGCCCAGCAGCAGCCGGACTTCTTCGAAGTCCACGCCTGGCTCGGCTATGTCCAGCTCCGGAGCGGACGGACGGCGGAAAGCGTACCGTCGCTCGAACGGGCCAGGGCTATCCGGCCTGGGAACGAGGACACCCTCGTGAACCTCGCGGTCGCGTACACCGCCCTCAACCGCAGCGACAACGTCATCAGCATCTACCGTGACCTCGTCGAACTTCAGCCCGCGAACCCGAACTACCAGGCGAACCTGGGCGCCGCCCTGCTCGCCGACAACCGCCCGCAAGAGGCGCTTGTCCACCTGGAGCGCGCCCACGAAGCCGTCCCGGACGACCCCACGATCTTGGCGAACCTGGCCAGGGCCAGCGTCCAAGCCGGCAACGGCGATAAGGCGGAGGCCTATTTCAGGCGCGTCCTGTCCCTGGAGACCGATCGGGAGACCCGGGCCACAGCCCTGGCTTGGCTCGGCTATTACTCCCTCCAGGACGAGAACTACGCGGAAGCGGTGACCTCTCTGGAAGAGGCGGCGTCGCTGCGCGAGAACGACCTTGAGATCCTGAACAACCTCGCCCACGCTTACGCCCGGTCGAATCCCCCGCGTCGCGCCGAGGCCGCCCGCCTCTATAAGAGGATGTCCGAGCTGGATTCGGACCAGTTCACGCCTTGGTACAACCTCTCCGTCCTTTCCATCGAATCCGGTGACGCCGACGAGGCCGTTCGCGCAGGCGAAGAGGCCCTCAGGCGAAAGCCGGGCGACGCCCACACCCTCAACAATCTGGCGAAGGCCTACTCGATGAAGGGCGACGATCGCAAGGCGGCCGATGCCTACGGCAAGGCTGCCGACGCCGAGCCTTCGAACGCCGTGTTCCAGCGCAATGCCGGTGCGGCCTACGCCGCGATCGGGGACGTTGACCGAGCCTCCAAGTACATCGAGCGGTCGATGTCGATGGGCGAGAGCGACCCGACCCAACGCCAGGCCCTCGCCAGCGTGCGCTTGCGCCAAGGGCGATATGACGAGGCCATCCGCCTTCTTGAAGGCATGGAGGGCCAAGTCGGGAACGATCCGAAGGACCAGTCCACCTATTGGTACAACCTGGGCTACGCCCGCCAGCAGACCAACGACCTGCCCGGCGCACGCACCGCCTATGAAAAGGCGCTCGCCCTGACGCCGGACGACCAGGCCGTCCTGCGCAACCTCTCCAGCGTCTATATGGCGCAGAACGACTACGACGCCACCCTGCCGGTCTTCCTGAAGCTGAGCCAGATCGACCAGAACGACATGGAGGCGAAGCTCAACCTCGCCGCCGTCATGTACCGTTCGGGCCGCACCGCCGAGGCGGTGGAGTTCTGGAAGCAGTTCATCCGCGCCAACCCCGGCCGGAGCGACGTCCGCCTGAACCTGGCGAACGCCCTTTGGGACCTGCAGGACTTCGACGGCGCACGGTTCCACTGGCGCACGGTGCTGAAGCAGGACCCGAACAACGCCGAGGCGAACAACGGGGTCGGGCTCTACCAGCTCCGAGCTTCCGAGAATAAAGCTGCGGAACAGTCCTTCCGGACGGCGATTTCGGCACGACCGGACTTCATGCCACCGTATAATAACCTGGCAGTGACTTTGGAGCGTCAGAACCGCCGGAAGGAAGCGATCCAGGCCTTGGAAAAGGCCCTCTCCATCAATCCCGGCTTTGACGCGGCTCGACGCAACCTCGACCGCATGAAAAAAGCCGAGAGCGGCGGGTGA
- a CDS encoding NAD(+)/NADH kinase produces MTFHLLVNLFRPDASRAARTTVRWLKERGHTVATDREAAAVLEVEGLPPERLAEADLVISFGGDGTLIRAAHVCAARGTPILGVYYGRFGFVTQVKPDEVGAALSQFIDGVCRIQERMMLQTDLLRGDKVVASLHCLNESVLQRAATARMLTFEVKVDGRRLSRYPADGIMVSTPTGSTAYALSAGGPVVDPSLYAMLITAIMPHTLSARPLVLHPDCQVEIGAETRGDSVLSCDGQSRLHLLSGDRVRITRSPRATRLITFDEHDFLEKLSERLHWSHGDLSRE; encoded by the coding sequence GTGACGTTCCACCTCCTGGTCAACCTCTTCCGCCCGGACGCCAGCCGGGCGGCGAGGACGACGGTGAGGTGGCTCAAAGAACGGGGCCACACCGTGGCCACAGACCGTGAAGCGGCGGCAGTCCTGGAAGTCGAAGGGCTGCCGCCGGAACGTCTGGCCGAAGCAGACCTCGTCATCAGCTTCGGCGGAGACGGGACCCTCATCCGGGCCGCGCACGTCTGCGCCGCCCGGGGGACGCCGATCCTGGGCGTTTATTACGGACGCTTCGGCTTCGTGACCCAGGTCAAGCCTGACGAGGTCGGGGCGGCGCTCAGCCAATTTATCGACGGCGTCTGCCGAATCCAGGAGCGCATGATGCTCCAGACCGATTTGCTACGGGGCGATAAGGTCGTCGCCTCGCTCCACTGCCTGAACGAATCCGTGCTGCAAAGGGCCGCGACCGCACGGATGCTGACCTTTGAGGTGAAAGTGGACGGTCGCCGCCTGAGCCGCTATCCGGCGGACGGCATCATGGTCTCGACTCCGACCGGCTCCACCGCGTATGCGCTCTCGGCGGGCGGGCCTGTCGTTGACCCCTCCCTTTACGCCATGCTGATCACGGCGATCATGCCGCACACCCTTTCGGCCCGGCCGCTCGTGCTCCATCCCGATTGCCAGGTCGAAATCGGTGCGGAAACGCGCGGCGACAGCGTCCTTTCTTGTGACGGGCAGAGTCGGTTGCACCTCTTGAGCGGCGACCGGGTGCGGATCACGCGCTCGCCGCGGGCCACCCGCCTCATCACCTTCGACGAGCATGACTTCCTTGAGAAACTCTCCGAACGCCTCCACTGGAGCCATGGCGACCTGTCGCGCGAATAG
- a CDS encoding ABC transporter ATP-binding protein, giving the protein MSVLEVKDACVEFHTAGRVVLAVDRVSLSVDAGETLAVVGESGCGKTTLARAVLGLQPLVRGEIRVQGEPVRGVTRRQAERVGMVWQDPFASLDPRWRIQAAIAEPFRLSGRPPKVEEVMEEVGLDTALVSRFPHELSGGQRQRVAIARALALKPPLVICDEPTAALDLSMQAQILNLLRDLQRTLNCAFLYISHDLSTVRFLADRVAVMYMGQIVESGPIEDVFDRPAHPYTAALLASSPTLETLGKLPAEVAGEVPDPRQLGAGCRFAGRCPRVLDSCRSAGPERQQWTTRLVLCNNPIPQSQTTSSVAGPGVS; this is encoded by the coding sequence ATGAGCGTCCTCGAAGTCAAAGACGCCTGTGTGGAGTTCCACACCGCGGGCAGGGTCGTGCTTGCGGTGGACCGGGTTTCGCTCTCCGTCGATGCGGGCGAGACGCTTGCCGTCGTCGGAGAATCCGGCTGTGGCAAGACGACGCTCGCCCGGGCCGTCCTCGGCCTGCAACCCCTTGTGCGAGGCGAGATCCGCGTCCAAGGCGAGCCCGTCCGCGGCGTCACCCGTCGCCAGGCCGAGCGGGTCGGCATGGTCTGGCAAGACCCCTTTGCAAGCCTTGACCCGAGGTGGCGCATCCAGGCCGCGATCGCCGAGCCTTTCCGACTTTCCGGCCGGCCCCCAAAGGTGGAGGAAGTGATGGAAGAGGTGGGGCTGGACACCGCGCTTGTATCTCGATTTCCCCACGAGCTCAGCGGAGGCCAGCGCCAGCGCGTCGCCATCGCCCGGGCCCTCGCCCTCAAGCCGCCCCTTGTCATCTGCGACGAACCGACCGCCGCTTTAGACCTCAGCATGCAGGCGCAGATTTTGAACCTGCTGCGCGACCTGCAACGCACGCTCAATTGCGCGTTCCTCTATATCTCGCACGACCTTTCCACCGTGCGCTTCCTGGCGGACCGCGTCGCTGTCATGTACATGGGCCAGATCGTCGAGAGCGGGCCGATCGAAGACGTCTTCGACCGCCCCGCCCACCCTTACACGGCCGCGCTGCTCGCCTCATCACCGACGCTTGAGACGCTTGGCAAGCTGCCCGCGGAAGTCGCTGGAGAGGTCCCGGATCCGCGCCAACTTGGTGCCGGGTGCCGGTTCGCCGGTCGGTGTCCGCGGGTCCTAGACTCGTGCCGCAGCGCTGGGCCTGAACGGCAACAGTGGACTACTCGTCTCGTCCTTTGTAACAACCCTATCCCGCAAAGCCAAACGACCAGTAGCGTTGCCGGGCCGGGGGTAAGTTAG
- the phoU gene encoding phosphate signaling complex protein PhoU, whose translation MRELEQDVLQMASRAEAMVTKAIASLQSLETSAAYEVMDDDDELDVQELYVEQRCLKLLSDHQSDESELREIGTVIRLITDLERIGDLAVDVAKITLKVEKELGATDYVDIPMMANVACKMLRMAIQMFVKKSDADLEEVSCLEEQVDSLYRDIRGQIFAYMIQNPDKVVPAGWMLYAIHHVERIADHSLNIAERVSFMVTGKPAAHPRGIR comes from the coding sequence ATGCGTGAGTTGGAGCAAGACGTCTTGCAAATGGCCAGCCGCGCTGAAGCCATGGTCACCAAGGCGATCGCTTCCTTACAGTCCCTCGAAACCAGCGCCGCCTATGAGGTGATGGACGACGATGACGAACTGGACGTCCAGGAACTCTACGTCGAGCAGCGCTGCCTGAAGCTTCTTTCGGACCATCAATCCGACGAGAGCGAGCTCCGCGAGATCGGCACCGTGATCCGGCTTATCACCGACCTCGAGCGGATCGGGGACCTGGCCGTCGACGTCGCGAAGATTACTTTGAAAGTGGAGAAGGAACTTGGAGCGACGGACTATGTCGACATCCCCATGATGGCCAACGTCGCATGCAAAATGCTCCGTATGGCGATCCAGATGTTCGTCAAGAAGTCCGACGCGGACCTCGAAGAAGTCAGCTGCCTGGAGGAGCAGGTCGATTCGCTCTATCGCGATATTCGTGGCCAGATCTTCGCCTACATGATCCAGAACCCGGACAAAGTCGTGCCGGCGGGCTGGATGCTTTATGCGATCCATCACGTCGAGCGCATCGCGGACCACTCGCTCAACATCGCGGAGCGCGTCTCGTTCATGGTGACGGGCAAGCCCGCCGCCCACCCACGGGGGATCCGGTAG
- a CDS encoding FKBP-type peptidyl-prolyl cis-trans isomerase, translating to MPLVLVALLSILSQEAPPQVVKVTVRDEVVGTGEVAERGTVATCELAVWVDDRLKVDTATRRMPYRFKVSTEERGNWRGRVAGLRVGGVRTITVPKELFGEEKISVFQEPGAVRIRVELLAVTK from the coding sequence GTGCCCCTCGTCTTGGTCGCGTTGCTCAGCATCCTCTCTCAGGAGGCGCCGCCCCAAGTCGTGAAGGTCACCGTGCGGGACGAGGTCGTCGGAACGGGGGAGGTCGCGGAACGGGGCACGGTGGCCACATGTGAGCTCGCCGTGTGGGTGGACGACCGCCTGAAGGTGGACACCGCCACAAGGCGCATGCCGTACCGGTTCAAAGTCTCGACCGAAGAGCGCGGGAATTGGCGCGGCCGGGTCGCCGGGCTGCGGGTGGGAGGTGTGCGCACCATCACCGTGCCAAAGGAACTTTTCGGCGAGGAAAAAATCAGCGTTTTTCAGGAGCCGGGCGCCGTCCGCATCCGGGTCGAACTGTTGGCTGTGACAAAATAG